In Pantoea cypripedii, the DNA window TATTCCCGCAACACCTGTTCATCGGGTTGATAACCGAGGCCAGGACGCTGGCTCAGGTTAAAACTCACCTCCGCAGGCAGGTCGGGATAGAGTGGGACGGCAAAATCGATCCACGGGATCTCCATTTTGACGCTCTCCGGCAACGCGGCCACCAGATGCGCCGTAGCCAGCATCCCCGCGCCGTAATAGAAGCAGTGTGGCACCACACGGACACGATATTGCTGTGCCAGCTCGAACACATGCAGGGCCGCGGTGATGCCCCCCACTTTGGTGACGCTGGGTTGCACCACATCGACGGCACCACTTTCCAGCAGATTGACGAAGCCAAAATCGCCATCGACATTTTCACCCGCCGCCAGCGGCACGCCGACGCGACGTAACTGGGCCAGGCCGTCAAAATCATCCGGTGGCCAAATCGGCTCTTCCAGCCAGCCCAGGTTCAGCGACCGCAGTTGGTAAGCCTGCTGACTGGCCTGCTCGCGTGTCCACGGGCAATTGACGTCCACCATCAGTTGCACATCGGCAGGCAGCGCGGCGCGTGCGGCGGCAATGGCGGGCTGGGCGGTTTCATGCAGTTTCATGGTACGGAAACCCTGCTGGTGGGCGCGCTGGACCTGAGCGGCGACTTCCTGCGGGTCGTTGGCGTAGCTCACCAGGCTGGCATAACGCTCGATGCGCTGCCGTGTGGCTCCCAGCAGTTGCCACAGCGGCTGCTGGCGCTGCTGGCCGAGCAGATCCCACAGGGCGATATCAATGGCCGATAACGCGTAACGTACCGGACCGCTGCGACCAAATGCATGCAAAGCCTGTTCGGCACTTTGCATCAGTGCGGCGATGGCCTGTTGGCTGTCGGGCAACTCCCGTTGCAGGAAAAACGGTGCCACCAGGCTGGACAGCGCCTGCTCGGTCACCGGATTAGCCAGATGCCCAAAACCTTCACCCCAGCCAACCAGGCCGTTGTCACTGGTCACTTTTACCAGCAGCGTTTCCATCCGGCTGAGCGACGGCGAGGCGGCGTTAAAGGTGGTTTCCTGCTCCGCTGGTGGGCGTCGATGCGCATCGAATGGGATCGCGATACGCATCACTTCGATCATAGTTATTTTCATGCCATAGACCTCGATAGGGGTAACGCCCGGCGTGAATAGTTATGAAGAATGCCGGGACAGAGAGAGATAAGTCAGGTCAATAGCGAGTATAAAAAGCGGGCAAAGCGGCGACATCGGGCAACAGCCCAGGAGTGAAAGCGGATTCAGGCGAGTTTTTGGGCCGATCAACGGCGTGTGGTGCAGGGGATCACAAATATGGTTTAAAAATCAAATCAGCGCGATAAATCGCGCTGCTACGGAAGGTGCAATGGGGGTAGCGGCGCGATTTATCGCGCAAAACAAAGGCACCGTGAAAGGTGCCTTTGGTCATCGCGTTAGCGTGCTTACTTCGCCATACGTTTGTACTTCATACGCTTCGGCTCCAGTGCATCGGCGCCGAGGGTGCGTTTTTTGTACTCTTCGTATTCGGTGAAGTTACCTTCGAAGAACTCCACTTTACCCTCATCCTGATAATCGATGATATGGGTAGCGATACGGTCGAGGAACCAGCGGTCATGCGAGATCACCATGGCACAGCCAGGGAATTCCAGCAGGGCGTTTTCCAGCGCGCGCAGGGTTTCGATGTCGAGGTCGTTGGTCGGTTCATCGAGCAGCAGCAGGTTGCCGCCTACCTGTAACAGTTTTGCCAGGTGCAGACGACCGCGCTCACCGCCAGACAGCTCGCCAACGCGTTTGCCCTGGTCGGTGCCTTTAAAGTTAAAGCGACCGACGTAGGCGCGGCTTGGCATTTCGGTGTTACCGATACGCATAATGTCCTGGCCGCCAGACACTTCTTCCCACACGGTTTTGCTGCCATCCATCGCATCACGGAACTGATCAACGGACGCCAGCTTGACGGTTTCGCCCAACTCAATGCTGCCGGAATCCGGCTGTTCCTGACCCGACATCATACGGAACAGGGTCGATTTACCCGCGCCGTTCGGTCCGATGATCCCGACAATCGCGCCTTTCGGCAGCGAGAAGGAGAGATCATCAATCAGCACACGATCACCATAGGATTTGTTCAGATGGCTGACTTCCACCACCTTGTCACCGAGGCGTGCGCCTGGCGGAATGAACAGTTCGTTGGTTTCGTTACGTTTCTGGTATTCGGTGCTGTTCAGTTCTTCAAAGCGTGCCAGACGGGCTTTGCCCTTCGACTGACGGCCTTTCGCGCCCTGACGCACCCACTCCAGCTCTTTCTCAATCGATTTGCGACGTGCGGCTTCAGATGAAGCTTCCTGCGCCAGACGCTGATCTTTCTGCTCCAGCCAGGAGGAGTAGTTACCTTCCCACGGAATACCTTCACCGCGGTCCAGCTCCAGAATCCAGCCAGCGACGTTGTCGAGGAAGTAACGGTCATGGGTGATCGCCACCACGGTACCTTCGAAATCGTGCAGGAAACGTTCCAGCCACGCCACGGATTCTGCATCCAGGTGGTTGGTGGGTTCGTCGAGCAGCAGCATGTCTGGCTTTTCCAGCAGCAGACGGCACAGCGCCACACGGCGGCGCTCACCACCGGACAGGTTAGCAATTTTCGCATCCCAGTCCGGCAGACGCATCGCGTCAGCCGCACGGTTCAGCTGAGTTTCGAGGTTGTGACCGTCGTGCGCCTGGATCACTTCTTCCAGGCGGCCCTGTTCGGCGGCCAGCTTGTCAAAATCGGCATCCGGGTCGGCGTACAGCGCGTAGACTTCGTCGAGACGCTTCAGTGCGCCTACCACTTCGGACACCGCTTCCTCAACGGATTCACGCACGGTGTGTTCCGGGTTGAGCTGCGGCTCCTGCGGCAGGTAGCCGACTTTGATACCCGGCTGCGGGCGTGCTTCCCCTTCGATATCTTTATCAATCCCGGCCATGATGCGCAGCAGGGTAGATTTACCCGCGCCGTTCAGGCCGAGGACACCAATTTTTGCCCCAGGGAAAAAGCTGAGAGAAATATTCTTCAGAATATGACGCTTCGGCGGAACCACTTTGCCGACGCGATGCATGCTATAGACGAATTGAGCCACGTTGTATGGAACTCCTGGTCTGTGGAGGTGAACGTCAGATGCTGAAGTTTAGCCGTTTTCCCGTGGTATTCACAGCCACGCAGCGGTGAAACTCGCCGGAAGTGGATAACTGATTGATTCTCACTCAGCCGCCGGACTATGCTGCCTTTTTGCCTGAAAACCGGAGGAGCTGCGATGAGAGTGCTGATAGCTGCGGATGAACATGCCTGGGGCGGATTGATACCGTCGATTCGTCAGACATTACCCGACGTGGAGTTTGTGGCGTCTGCCGGTCATGCGGCGGAAAGTCTGGCGGGATTTGACGCGCTGGTGCCCGGCATGTGTCGGGTCGATGCGCGACTGCTGGCCACCGCCGACCGTCTGAAACTGATCCAGCAGGCGGGGGTCGGGCTGGAAGGCGTCGATATCGATGCGGCAAAGAAGGCGGGCATTATGGTGGCGAACGTCCCTTCCGACCATTCCGGCAACGCTGATTCGGTGGCGGAACTGGGCATCTGGATGATGATTGGCCTGGCGCGTCGCCAGCAGGAAATAGCCCAGTGTCTGGCGCAGCAACGCCTCGGGCAACCCATCGGGATGGGGCTGATGGGGAAAACCGTGGGCCTGGTAGGGCTGGGCGGCATTGGTAAAGCGCTGGCGAAGCGTCTCGCGCCCTTTGGCATGCGCATGATTGGCGTGAAACGTGAAGCTGATGAGGCCTTTGCGCGTCAGCATCAGCTCGACTGGGCGGGCGGTATCGGCCAGTTGCCGCAGCTGCTGGCGGAGTCTGATTTTGTGGTGTTGAGCCTGCCGGATAGCGCGGAAACGCACCACATCATCGATGCCGCCGCGCTGGCGCAGATGAAACCGGAAAGTTTCCTGGTAAACCTTGGACGTGGCGGCCTGATCGACAAAGCGGCGTTTCTTGCGGCGCTGGAGAACAAAACCCTGGCCGGTGCCGGTTTAGATGTGTTCTGGCAGGAGCCGCCGGACCCGAACGATGCGGTATTCCGTCACAACGTGATTGCCACGCCACACATCGGTGGCGTCACCGATATCTCACTGGCAGGCAATATCAAAGGGGTGTGCGATAACCTGCGTCGTCTGCGCGATGGCGAAGCGGTGGTCGATCGCTGGGCCTAACCACAACACAGCTTCACCTCTGCCGCCTGCATCACTTTCAGTAACGCGGGCGGCGGCGGGCTGTCACTCACCAGGATATCAAACAGCGAAAAATCGCCGATGCGGGCAGGCAGCACCTTGCCGTATTTGCTGCTGTCACCCACCATGATGCGCGTCTGCGCCCGTTGCAATGCCAGATGTTTAATCGGCAGCTCATTCAGGTTGTAGCAGGTCGCCCCCTGACGCACATCCATCCCGGCGGCGGAGATAAAAGCTTTGGTCGGGCAGAGCGCGTCCAGCACCGTGACCTGCTCCAGCGGGGTAAACACCGCGTTGTCGGCATGAAATTCCCCACCCGATAAAATCACCCGGCAGTTCGGTTTCTCCTTCAGCGCCAGAAAGGTATTGATGGCGCTGCAAATGGCGGTGAACGGCAGGTCATTGTCGATGGCATCCACCACCAGTGGCAGCGTGGTGCCGCAGTCAAAAAATACCGTATCGTCAGGCTCAATTAACGCCGCTGCATACTGGGCCAGCTGCTGCTTTTTGCTCACGTTGAGGTTCTGCTGGTCGCTGACAAAGTAATGCGCGATGTGCTGACGCGGGTCACGCATGATATAGCCGCCCAGCAACACCACGCCGCTGGCGGGCGTGGGCAGATCGCGGCGGATAGTCATTTCCGACACGCCCAGCAGCTGCGCGGCTTCTTTCAGATGCAGTTTATCGGTGCGCTTCAGCGCCTGCGCCAGGCGGGTGATGCGGTCATCGCGGCGGGTTTCCATAGTCGGGCATTCGCTCAGCAGAAGGTGAATTCGATGATGGTCTTGTGGAGATAGACATTAAGTTTTTTCTTGCAGATTAACAACCTGCCTGACTGTCACAAAAATGTCACGAAACTTCCCCGCCAGCGGGACGATAACCGTGGTGACGTTAGTCGATAACGTTTCATTTTCCCCTCACCAGGTATCAGATCTTATGAAGCTCAATCATTTCAAAATTGGTCAGCGGCTGGGTTTCCTTGCCACGCTGCTCTTGCTTGCGACCCTGCTCATGGGGCTGCGCGGATTGCAGGTTAACCTGCAAGCGCTGAACAACAATCAGGAGGTGATGGCGCGGGAAGTGTTGATTGCCGAGAGCATCGACACCGCCCGTAGTGCGCAGGTGCAATTTAAAATTCAGGTGCAGGAGTGGAAAAACACGCTGCTGCGCGGCAACCAGGGCCAGGATACCTTTAACAAATACAAAGCGGCCTTTTTGCAGGAAAGCAAAACCACTCAGGCACTGCTGACTAAGCTGGGCCATATCCAGACGGCTCTGGGTTTACCGGAGGGTCCGGTGGAACAGGCCCGCACTGTACACGCCGGGCTGGAGAGCAAATATCTGGCGGCACTGGATAACTACGTCATCAGCGATATCACCAGCGCAGCGCGCGTTGATCATCTGGTCACCGGCATCGATCGTGCGCCAACTCAGCAGATCGATGACCTGGTGGCCGCCACGTTGCAGCGTGCGCAGCAGATGCATCAGGCGATTGAAGCCAGCAATCTGGCACATTATCAGCAGACACGCTCGCTGTTGCTGATAGCCATGGGTTGCATCCTGCTGGTGGGGTTCTTTGTGACCTGGTGGCTGATCCAAAGCATTACTCGTCCGTTGCAGCAGGCGATTGCGGTGGCGAAAACGGTGGCTGGCGGGGATCTGCGCACGCAGATTCAGGTAGCGGGACGTGACGAAACCGCCCAGTTGATGGCGGCGCTGCGCGACATGAACGGCAACCTGACACGTATCGTCACCGGCGTTCGTGCCGGGACGGAAGCCATTGCTGATACCACCGGGCAGGTGGCACACGGCAGTCGCGAGCTGTCAGCGCGTAATGAAGCTCAGGCCAGCGCCCTGGAGCAGACGGCGGCGTCGATGGAGCAACTGACCTCGGTGGTGAAAAACAATGCCGACAACGCCCGCCACGCCAACGATATCGCCCGTGACACTCGCAAGCGTGCCGGTGAGGGAGGCGAGGTGGTGGAAAAAGTGGTGGAGGCGATGGAGGAGATTCATCAATTCTCGCGCGAGATCAACGAAATTGTCACCGTGATCGACGGCATTGCCTTCCAGACCAATATTCTTGCGCTGAACGCGGCGGTGGAAGCGGCGCGTGCGGGCAATGATGGACGCGGTTTCGCGGTGGTGGCTTCTGAAGTGCGGGCGCTGGCGCAGCGTTCGGCCTCGGCCGCGCGGGATATCCGTGGCCTGACTGATCGTTCGGTCGGCTTGATTGCCCAGGGCAACTCGCTGGTGAAAGGCGCAGGTGTCTCGATGCAGGAGATTGTCGAAAGCGTGAATCAGCTGTGCGAACTGATGGAGAATATCTCGGCGGCCAGCGCCGAGCAGAGCGTGGGTATCGGGCAGGTCAATCTGGCGGTGACCCATATGGATGCGGCCACCCAGCAGAACGCCACGCTGTCGCAGCAGTCGGCTCAGTCGGCGCGTGCGTTGGATCAACAGGTGGGTTCGCTGGTGGAAAATGTCAGCGTCTTCCAGCTGGAGAGTTAACATGTTACACGGCCCCGGCAGGGGCCGTTATCAAATCGCGACCAGCCCACGTACCCCGTCGGCTTCCATTGCCTCACCCCGTCCGCGCTGCACGATTTCGCCGCGCGACATCACCAGATAGCTGTCGGCCAGCTCGGCAGCGAAGTCGTAAAACTGCTCCACCAGCAGGATCGCCATATCGCCGCGCTGGGCCAGCTGGCGGATCACCGCGCCGATCTCTTTGATAACCGATGGCTGGATCCCTTCGGTGGGTTCATCGAGGATCAACAGCTGGGGTTTGCAGGCCAGAGCGCGGCCAATCGCCAGTTGCTGCTGCTGCCCCCCGGAAAGATCGCCACCGCGACGTGCTTTCATCTCACGCAGGACCGGGAACAGTTGATAAATTTCCTCTGGCACCGCTTTGGCCTGCGCCCCGGAAAAGCGCGCCAGCCCCATCAGCAGGTTTTCTTCCACCGTCAGACGCGGGAAGATCTCCCGTCCCTGTGGCACGTAAGCAATCCCGGACTGCACGCGCTGATGCGGTTTACGGCTGTTGATGACTTTATCCCGCCAGCGGATTTCACCCGATTTCGCCGGAATCAGCCCCATCAGACACTTCAGCAGCGTGGTTTTCCCCACGCCATTGCGCCCCAGCAGGCAGGTGATTTCACCGGTTTTGGCTTCGAACGACAGGCCACGCAGAATATGGCTGCCGCCGTAATATTGATTCAGTTCCGATACCTGTAACATCTCAGCGCCCCAGATAAACGTCGATAACCCGATCGTCGGCCTGTACTTCGCGCAACGATCCCTCGGCCAGCACCTGCCCCTGATGCAGCACCGTCACATGATCGGCGATGGTTTCAACGAAGCCCATGTCGTGTTCCACCACCATCAGCGAATGCTTACCGGCGAGGCTGCGGAACAGCTCGGCGGTGTACTCGGTTTCCGCATCGGTCATACCCGCCGCGGGTTCATCCAGCAGCAACAGATGCGGGTCCTGCACCAGCAACATGCCGATCTCCAGAAACTGCTTTTGCCCGTGCGACAGCAAACCCGCTTTGCGCTGCCGTTCAGCGCCGAGCCGCAGCAGTTTCAGCACTTCGTCGATACGATCCTGCTGCTCGCCGCTGAGGCGGGCGCGCAAACTGGCCCACACCGATTTGTCATTTTTCAGCGCGATTTCGAGGTTTTCGAACACCGTCAGTGCTTCAAATACCGTGGGTTTCTGGAACTTGCGGCCAATACCGGCGCGCGCGATGTCCACCGATGACAGCCGGGTGAGATCGGTATCCTGGTCGTAGATCACCCGGCCATTATCGGGGCGGGTTTTGCCAGTGATCACATCCATCAGCGTGGTTTTCCCCGCGCCGTTAGGGCCGATGACGCAGCGCAACTCGCCGACGCCGATCTGCAACGACAGATCGGTCAGTGCACGGAAGCCATCAAACGAGACGTTAATGTTTTCCAGCAACAGTACCGGATCGCTTTGATCACGATGGCGGTCTGCCGGATGGGGTTGGGTAAAAAGTTGTTCAGTCATCTCGCCTCCGGCGCAGCAGGCCAATCACGCCACGCGGCAGGAACAGCGTGACGAGGATAAACATCAATCCCAGGAAGAACAGCCAGTATTCCGGGAACGCCACGGTGAACCAGCTTTTGGCACCGTTAACAATCGCAGCGCCGAGCAGCGGGCCGATCAGCGTGCCGCGTCCACCCAGCGCGACCCAGATTGCCGCTTCGATGGAGTTGGTCGGGGACATCTCACTCGGGTTGATGATGCCAACCTGCGGCACATAGAGCGCGCCCGCCAGACCGCACAGTACGGCGGAGAGCGTCCAGACAAATAACTTAAAGCCGCGTGGATCGTAACCGATGAACATCAGACGGTTTTCCGCATCACGCACCGCGGTCAGCACCCGGCCAAACTTGCTGCGTGCCAGGGCAAAACCGATGCCGAGGCTGACCAGCAACAACAAGACGGTGGCGACAAACAGGCCGATACGCGTGCTGGTGGCGGTGACGTTAAAGCCGAGCAGGGTGGTGAAGCCGGTAAAGCCGTTGTTACCGCCAAAGCCGGTTTCGTTACGGAAAAACAGCAGCATCCCGGCGTAGGTCAGTGCCTGGGTCATGATCGAGAAGTAGACGCCTTTGATCTTCGAACGGAAGGCAAAGAAGCCAAACACCAGCGCCAGCAGGCCGGGCACCAGCACGATCAGGCACAGCGCCCAGGCGAAGTGTTGCGTACCGGCCCAGAACCACGGCAGCTGATTCCACGACAGGAACGACATAAAGGCGGGCAGGCCGTCACCCGATGCCTGACGCATCAGATACATCCCCATGCCGTAGCCGCCGAGGGCGAAGAACAGGCCATGGCCGAGAGACAGCAGCCCGGCGTAGCCCCATACCAGATCAAGCGCCACCGCGACGATGGCGTAGCACAGGATTTTGCCCACCAGCGTCAGGGTGTAGGTGGAAAGCGCCAGCGGGTGGCTGGCGGGCAGCAGCGCAAAGAACGGCATGATCAGCAGCAGCAGGGCGATAATCACGCCGAGGCTTAAGGTCAGGCGCGGCGCTTTGCGCGCGGCGGTTAAGGTTAGCGGCTGGCTCATCAGTCAATCACCCTCCCTTTAAAGGCAAACAGGCCCTGCGGTCGTTTCTGAATAAACAGTACGATCAACACCAGGATAAGGATTTTGCCCAGCACCGCACCAATCTGCGGCTCCAGCACCTTATTAAGAATGCCAAGGCCAAAGGCGGCCACCACGGTGCCAGCCAGCTGACCGACACCGCCGAGCACCACCACGAGGAACGAGTCGATGATGTAGCCCTGGCCGAGTTCCGGGCCGACGTTACCCAGCTGGGACAGGGCCACCCCGCCGAGTCCGGCGATGCCGGATCCGAGGCCAAATGCCAGCATGTCGATACGTCCGGTGGGGACACCGCAGCAATCCGCCATCGCGCGGTTTTGCGTGACGGCACGCACGCTGAGGCCGAGACGGGTCTTGTTCAGCAGCAGCCAGGTCAGCCCCAGCACCGCAAACACAAACAGAATGACCGCGATACGGTTATAAGGCAGCACCAGGTTTGGCAGCACCTGCATCCCGCCGGAGAGCCAGTCCGGGTTGGCAACTTCCAGGTTTTGCGCGCCAAACAGCATACGCACCAGCTGGATCAGCATCAGGCTGATGCCCCAGGTGGCGAGCAGGGTTTCCAGCGGGCGACCGTACAGATGACGGATAATGGTGCGTTCCAGCACCATGCCCATCACCGCAGTGACGAGGAAGGCCACTGGCAGCGCCAGCAGCGGATACCACGCCAGCCATTGTGGCGCGAACTGCTGAAACAGGCTCTGCACCAGCCAGGTGGCGTAGGCCCCCAGCATCAGCATCTCGCCGTGCGCCATGTTGATCACCCCGAGCAGGCCATAGGTGATCGCCAGCCCGAGCGCCGCCAGCAGCAGGATCGATCCCAGCGACAGGCCGGTAAACGCCTGGCCGAGCAGATCGCCCCACATCAGGCGATGTTTAATTTGTTGCAGGCTGGCGCTGGCAGCGGCGCGTACCTGGGCATCCGGTTCGTTCGCCGGTTGCGTCAGCTGTTGCAGGCTGGCCTGCATATTGGGATCGCTCGATTCCCCCAGCAGCTGCACCGCTTTCAGCCGGACCTGCGCATCCGGGCTGGCGAGTTGCAGGTTGGCAGCGGCCATGGCAAGCGTGGCATGGACCTTGCTGTCTTTTTCGCTGGCGAGACGTTGCTCAATCAGCGGCAGCTGATCGGCCGCGCCGTCATTTTGCAGCTGCTGCGCGGCGCGCAGACGAATGGCAGGATCATCACTGACCAGCTGGTGTGCAGCGAGTGCGCTGGCGATCAGTACGCGCAGCCGGTTGTTCATAAAGAGTTTTTTGCTTTCTCCGGTCGGCTGCTGTGCGCTGTCGAGCGGCTGGAATTTGTCGTCCTGTTTACTGAACGGTTGTTTGTTTTCATCAATGACCACGGTTTCATTGTGCAGCGCCTCCAGAAGCGGCAGGCGGCTGGCCTGCGGCGCGGCGGCCCATTGCTGGAGCAGCGTGGCCTGTTGGGTACGACTGGCAGCAGCGAAATCTGCGCCATCGCCCGCCTGGGCCAGCCAGGGCAGGAGCAACAGCAGACAGCAGAGAGTGCGGCGAATTGTCATGGTTCTGGCCCTGTGGTTGCGGATAACGTAGCGGCGCGATTTATCGCGCAATTCCGTGCACGGTGCTGGAAAAATCCGCGCGATAAATCGCGCCGCTACAAGGGACTGGGTCGCCATTAATGGCGACCTTGTGCATTAATTGGTGGATTTCACCGGGTAATCAGGCTTTTTATCGTTACCGGCGATATACGGGCTCCACGGCTGGGCGCGTACCGGTTTATCGGTCTGCCACACCACGTTGAACTGACCGTTCTCTTCCACTTCACCAATCATCACCGGCTTATGCAGATGGTGGTTGGTTTTGTCCATGGTCAGGGTGAAGCCATCAGGCGCTTTGAAGGTCTGTCCGGCCATGGCCGCACGGACTTTGTCGACGTCGGTGGTACCCGCTTTTTCTACCGCCTGCGCCCACATATGGATGCCGACATAGGTGGCTTCCATCGGGTCGTTGGTGACCACGGTGTTGGCGTTTGGCAGGTTATGCGCTTTGGCGTAAGCGCGGTAATCGGCGACAAACTTCTTGTTGGTTGGATTATCAACAGACTCAAAGTAGTTCCAGGCCGCTAACTGACCTACCAGCGGTTTGGTGTCGATACCGCGCAGTTCTTCCTCGCCCACCGAGAAGGCAATCACCGGAATATCGGTGGCTTTGATGCCCTGGTTCGCCAGTTCTTTGTAGAACGGCACGTTGGAGTCACCGTTGATAGTGGAGATCACCGCAGTTTTACCGCCAGCGGAGAATTTCTTGATGTTGGAAACGATGGTCTGGTAA includes these proteins:
- the urtA gene encoding urea ABC transporter substrate-binding protein yields the protein MKRRSLLKAFALSATVVSMGFAFGAQAADTIKVGIMHSLSGTMAISETPLKDVALMTIDEINAKGGVLGKKLEPVVVDPASNWPLFAEKARQLLTQDKVAVVFGCWTSVSRKSVLPVFEELNGLLFYPVQYEGEEMSPNVFYTGAAPNQQAIPAVEYLMSEDGGSAKRFFLLGTDYVYPRTTNKILRAFLHSKGVQDKDIQEVYTPFGYSDYQTIVSNIKKFSAGGKTAVISTINGDSNVPFYKELANQGIKATDIPVIAFSVGEEELRGIDTKPLVGQLAAWNYFESVDNPTNKKFVADYRAYAKAHNLPNANTVVTNDPMEATYVGIHMWAQAVEKAGTTDVDKVRAAMAGQTFKAPDGFTLTMDKTNHHLHKPVMIGEVEENGQFNVVWQTDKPVRAQPWSPYIAGNDKKPDYPVKSTN